One genomic window of Ostrinia nubilalis chromosome W, ilOstNubi1.1, whole genome shotgun sequence includes the following:
- the LOC135086445 gene encoding uncharacterized protein LOC135086445, with product MSDSEFESTFGGSSTSIIANPRKHTKKRKTAPTSSRSDSECETVQPAALKKKPVASRPRAPTKSSTDLFGLLSDEDESVAIENSQRLKVGRQQLDSSLTSKVANGVVRRTVPLEGAYYVEVRVYNTRDALKTPPADRYKKTLHTLKVQLNTETSQWRDLQKFMKTTKKLFEDREPIFYNNKINFKS from the exons AT GTCTGACTCAGAGTTTGAATCCACATTCGGTGGGAGTTCCACCTCCATCATCGCTAACCCTCGTAAACATACGAAGAAGAGGAAGACTGCGCCAACTTCATCAAG ATCAGACTCTGAGTGTGAAACTGTGCAGCCAGCAGCGCTGAAAAAGAAACCTGTAGCTTCTAGACCTCG aGCTCCAACGAAGAGTTCTACGGATCTGTTCGGGCTACTATCCGACGAAGACGAAAGTGTCGCCATCGAAAACTCTCAACGACTAAAAGTCGGTCGTCAGCAGCTGGACAGCAGCCTGACCTCGAAGGTGGCCAACGGTGTCGTGCGGCGAACGGTTCCGCTCGAGGGCGCTTATTACGTGGAGGTGCGTGTTTACAACACCAGGGACGCGCTCAAGACGCCGCCCGCGGATCGCTACAAGAAGACGCTGCACACGCTGAAGGTTCAGCTTAACACCGAAACATCGCAGTGGCGGGATCTTCAAAAATTTATGAAGACCACGAAGAAATTGTTTGAAGACCGCGAgccaatattttataataataaaataaactttaaatctTAG